A stretch of the Arachis stenosperma cultivar V10309 chromosome 6, arast.V10309.gnm1.PFL2, whole genome shotgun sequence genome encodes the following:
- the LOC130934363 gene encoding disease resistance protein At4g27190-like → MLSKNWLSKTREDEKNGHEILPHVENWLQMVDELEGDLGRFKEDETNRNKKCHGGWCPNLKTRYSFSKNAKKNAAKLVQLNEQKHEAISISTPPLKFAELLATKGIKSFESRNEIVRAVIEKLKEEGSEKLFHKIATVTVSQNVNYTNVQAEIASRLDLTFADKDPMLERAQNLLNRINKIPGVLIVLDDVWTGLDLDSNGNEDIAKQCGGLPIAIMTVGKTLRGKRDKYVWESALKDLRTSSASFSKVEKCIELRYTLLDKRNAKDLLFWCCSFPEDTDIPIKALLREGWGLGTLFQDKYFIV, encoded by the exons ATGCTATCAAAGAATTGGCTCTCGAAGACACGTGAAGACGAGAAAAATGGCCATGAAATTCTGCCACATGTGGAAAATTGGCTCCAAATGGTTGATGAACTTGAAGGCGATTTAGGAAGATTCAAAGAGGATGAGACCAACAGGAACAAGAAGTGTCATGGTGGATGGTGTCCCAATCTGAAAACTCGCTATTCATTTAGCAAGAATGCCAAGAAGAATGCTGCAAAGCTTGTGCAACTGAACGAGCAAAAACATGAGGCCATATCCATCTCTACACCTCCATTGAAATTTGCGGAACTCTTGGCAACAAAGGGCATCAAAAGCTTTGAGTCTCGGAACGAGATTGTAAGAGCTGTCATTGAGAAACTCAAGGAAGAAGGCT CAGAGAAGCTTTTCCATAAGATCGCGACGGTGACTGTGTCTCAAAATGTAAATTACACAAATGTCCAAGCTGAGATTGCTAGTAGGCTTGACTTGACTTTTGCTGACAAGGACCCCATGCTGGAAAGGGCGCAAAATCTCCTTAACAGGATAAACAAAATCCCTGGAGTCTTGATAGTGCTTGATGATGTTTGGACGGGGCTAGATCTTGATTCCAATGGAAATG AAGATATTGCCAAGCAGTGTGGTGGATTACCCATTGCTATTATGACTGTTGGAAAAACACTTCGTGGGAAAAGGGACAAGTATGTTTGGGAGAGTGCACTTAAAGATTTAAGAACATCATCGGCATCTTTCTCAAAAGTGGAGAAGTGTATCGAGCTGAGGTACACGCTGTTGGATAAACGGAATGCAAAGGATCTCCTTTTTTGGTGTTGCTCATTTCCTGAAGACACTGATATTCCTATTAAGGCTCTTTTGAGGGAAGGATGGGGTCTTGGAACATTGTTTCAAGACAAATATTTCATTGTATGA